The Leptospira tipperaryensis genomic sequence CAAAAGGGGTTTGATTGTCCAGAATATGGCGATTTATTTGAATACGTTTATAAAATCATCAAAATACATAGTCCCAAGTTTGTCTTTCTCGAAAATGTTCCAAATTTAGTGAAGCATGACGGAGGAAATACTTGGAATTCTATAGTAAAGAAACTAGAAGTTGCAGGGTATAACGTTAATCACAATGTCCTCTCACCTCATTTATACGGTATTCCGCAAATTAGAGAGAGAGTATATATTGTATGCACGAAGAAATTGATCAGCGATTTTACTTGGCCCAAACAAAAACAAAAGAATGGGCTCTCAATACGTTCTATTTTAGATCCAATTCCAAAAGAAGCAAAGCAATTATCGCAGAATAAAATCGATTGCATCAGCACTTGGCAACTACTTTTAGATAAGTTACCAAAGAAGACAGAGATTATAAGTCCAATCTGGGCTATGGAGTTTGGGGCAGACTATCCTTTCGAAGATGAAGTCCCTTTGAAAAGAGGACTTAGTAAATTGAGAAAGTATAAAGGCGTATTTGGTGATAGTCTGAAAAATATTAATGAAGATAACTATATTTCACTACTCCCTTCCTATGCTATTACAGATAAACAAAAGTTTCCAAAATGGAAAATTAACTTTATAAAAAGAAATAGGGAATTTTATAAGCAAAACAGATCTATAATAGAGCCTTGGCTTAACTCTATTAGAAAATTTCCAAGTAGCTTTCAAAAATTTGAATGGAACTGCAAAGGTGAAAATAGAGTTATTTGGGACAATCTTATACAATTTAGAGCCTCTGGGGTAAGAGTAAAAAGGCCTGTAACGTCTCCTGCTCTAATTTCCATGACTACACAACAATTACCTATTATAGGCTGGGAAAAAAGGCACATTACGTTTGAAGAGTGCTTAAAATTACAAAGTCTTGATAAGTTGAAATACCTTCCTGAATCTAATACTGGAAAATTTAGAGCATTAGGCAATGCCGTTAATGCAAACATCGTAGAGATAATAGCAAAGAGTACTTTATCTCAAGCCGGATACTAAGATGAGCGTTAATGAAACAACTAAAGTTAATATACGACCAGGAGTCGGAATACTTTCAGTCCTTAGTCATCTCAATTATAAACCGTGGTATGCTATTGCTGAATTTGTAGATAATTCTATACAAAGCTATATAAATTATAAGGAGAAATTAACTAGTAAAAATAAAAATTACAAACTGATTATCGATATTGAGATTAATGGTTCCAATGAAGAACAGAGAATTGTGATTCGGGACAACGCTGCGGGTATACATGAAAAGGACTATGAAAGGGCGTTCAAGCCTGCGGCATTACCACCGAACAAGGATGGATTATCTGAATTTGGGATGGGTATGAAGAGTGCTGCTTGCTGGTTTGCTTCTGAATGGACGGTAAGAAGTATTGCCTTGGACGAAGGAAAAGAAATGTTTGCACATTTCAATCTCAAGAAGATCGTTGATGAGAACATTGAAGATCTTGAACTTCATACTAAAAGCACTAGTAGTATTGCGCATTTTACAACTATTGAATTAATCAATTTAAATAACCCGATTCAATCTCGCTCAAAGGGGAAGATAAAAGAACATATAGAAAGCATATATCGAGTCTATCTTCGTAATGATGAAATAATAATAAAATTTTGCGGCGAAAAATTACAATATTCGGAGCCGGAGATTTTAGTCGCACCAAGCTACAAAGATTTGAAAGGACCAAGTTTAAAGTGGCGAAAGGAAATAACTTTCGATTTAGGTAATGGACTTAAAGTAAGCGGATTTGCGGCAATTCGCGAAAGGGCGAATGCTTCGAAGTCAGGGTTTTCATTATTTAGGCGAAATCGCCTAATCATGGGTAGTTTAGACGATACATATCGTCCTGTAGAAATTTTTGGCCAACCCAATAGCTTTACTTACCAGAGACTTTATGGCGAATTACATTTAGATGGCTTTGAAGTAAGTCATACAAAAGATGGATTTATTTGGGACGAAAATGAAGGCCCATTTATTGGACTTCTTAGAGAAGAAATAAATAAACCACCATTAGAGTTAATCAAACAGACAAGAGAACATCGTGTATTCAAAAAGGATCTTGAAAAGGGAGCAAAGAATGCCTCTCAAAACACGGCAAGTTCCATAGAAAGTAATTTTCCTCCAGTATATGCTAAGTTAATTGAAAGTGATTATACTGCTGATGGAGTAAATTTAGAAACGACTGATTTGATTGTTTCTGATAAACAATTTGAATTAGATTTCAAAGGCCTAAAATGGTTTATTAAAATTTTAAATACAAACGATCCATCGATTAATGATTGGCTATCACTGAAAGTGGATCGTAAAACTTCTGGAAAATATCAACGGGAGATAACGCTTAGTATTTCTCATGCTCATCCATTTATGGAGAATTATTCTGGATTTACTGCAAAAGAGATTGAGCCCTTATTAAGAATTGCAGCAGCAATAAGCCTTGCGGAGATAGTCTCCAAAGATAGCAGTTCAAGAGATATTTCAAGTGTACGTCGAAATATAAATGAAATTTTGAGGCAAGTTTTATCCAAGCCCATCGAGGAAGTTGAAAGTGACTAATCAGCAAATTGTCAAAGTATTAAATAACAATTCTCCAAACTGGCGACCTATTATTGGTGAAGAAACAACCAAGCTTATTGCGCACTTAAATCTTCCTGCAAGTAAGGAAAAGATTGAAAAAGAAGCTTTTTCGATCTTAAGCAAATGTGTTCCTCCTTTAGCTGGAAATACTGGGAATAGTACGGGATTGGTTATTGGGTATGTTCAGAGTGGAAAGACAATGTCATTTACAACGCTGTCTGCCCTTGCAAGAGACAATAATTACCAGGTTATCATCTTAATAACAGGCATCTCAGTGCCACTTTTTAATCAATCAAAGAATAGAATTCAGAATGATTTAAGACTTGTCTCTCGATCCGATCGAAAATGGCGATATTTCGAAAATCCAACTGATAATGATCGGAATAGCTTGCGTGACACACTTGATGATTGGAAAGATTCGTCGGTTCCAGAAGGCAATAAGCAAACAATATTGATTGTTGTTATGAAAAACCATCGTCATCTCGAAAAACTAAACCGCCTGTTTTCTCATATCGATTTTAGCGGAAGTTCAGCAATAATTATTGATGATGAGGCAGATCAGGCAAGTTTAAATACAAAGGTCAAAAACAATGGGCAATCGACTACTTATAAAAGAATGTTAAGTCTTCGAAGCCACTTTAAAAATCACTCATTTCTTCAATATACAGCAACTCCGCAAGCACCTTTACTCATAAATATTATAGATACTCTTTCTCCTAACTTTGTAGAAGTCCTGACTCCTGGTTCAGAATATACCGGTGGAAAAGAATTTTTCATTGAGAATCCTCACTTAATCGAAGATATCCCTGAACAAGATATTCCAAATGCAGAAAGCGAGTTTGAAAGTGCTCCAGAAAGTCTATTAAAAGCAATGAGATATTTTTTTATTGGCGTGGCTATTGGGGAGATAAATAAAAATGCTCGTAATAGATCAATGATGGTTCATCCCTCCCAAAAGACTATTAAGCATAGCGATTATACAACTTGGATTAATATTATAAAAAATGAATGGAAAAGTATACTAGAGCTGACGAGCGAATCTGATGAACGGACTCAGTTGATAAAAGATTTTAAAGCTGTCTATAACGATATCAAAATAAACAACGAGGATATCCCCTCGTTTGGGGAAATTGAGAATATTTTAGTATATTCGATCAGAAAAACTAATGTTCAGCCACTGAATGCCTCAAAAGGAAAGACTCCAAGTGTTGACTGGAGTTCCGTTTATTCTCACATCTTAGTTGGCGGTCAGGCAATGGATAGAGGATTTACTGTGGAAGGTCTTACAGTAACTTATATGCCTAGAATGTTAGGAGTTGGAAATGCAGATACCTTTCAACAAAGAGCTCGCTTTTTTGGATACAAGAGATCATATATAGGTTTATGTAAGGTTTTTCTTGGAGAGGCAGTGCGACAAGCCTATGAAGGTTATGTTAAGCATGAAGAAGATATCCGAAGGCAAATGATTGAATTGAATGAAAATAAAAAGTCATTAAACGAATGGAAGCGTTTATTTTTTCTTAATAACGCCTTGCGTCCTACGAGATCCAATGTTTTGCATTTAGATTATGTTCGATTATCATTTAATGACGTGTGGCATCAAATAGATGTGCCTCATGATTCAACAGATTCTTATAAAGCAAATTATGACATTGTTAAAAAATTTATAGAGAAGAATAATTTTACTGAGGATGGATCTTCTCCTTTAGTATCTGAAAAGAACTTAATTTTAGATAATTTTAGCTTAAGTCAACTTATGGAAGAGTTGCTCGCCCGATTTAATGTTGCTCACATTGAAGATTCACAACGGGTTACTGCTTTTTTAATTGTATTAAGAAACATTCTTGATGAAAATCCAGATGAACTTTGCCGAGTTTATTTAATGTCAGCGGGAAAGCCCAGAGAAAGAAGCGTCGATAATGACGATTCAATTAAACAATTATATATGGGTGCGAATCCTGTTTCTCCAAGAGAGGAAAGGGGACGAATTTATCCAGGAGATCGAGAAGTATTCGATCCAGAGAAAACTAATATTCAAATTCATATTTTAAATATCAAAAAAAATGACAAGATAATTGCTTATAATGTTCCAACGCTGGCTTTTAGAATTCCGAAGAAGTATTCGACTGAACTGATATATCAAGAGCAGGTAAAATGAACCAACTTCTCAAATTATTTGAATCAATTAATGTTGAGAATGAAAGCGAATGTATTTTTACTAAAAAATTATCTCAAAGTTCAATCTATCGTGTCGGAAAAGACAAGGAAGGTCTCCCTTACTTTTTAATATCTATCGATATTAAAAAATCGTCAAGGTCACTTCTACCTATTTCGCTTCAGAATTTATCTGTTGTACATGATGTGTATTGTAAAATCTTTGAGAAGAACGAATTTGAAGATTATTTTACTATAATCAAGTGCACTTCGTTAGATCAATTACTTCATCAGTATTTTTTTGAAATTATTCTGTCGTTACTTAGGGTTATTAAGGAACAACCGTCAGAAGAAGAGATTAACTTATTTATCAGAAAGATTGTAGATCTTTTTATCTGTATTGACGAAGAACCAAAAAAATCTGTTCAAGGTCTTTGGGCAGAACTTTTTTTAATAAATGAATCTTTGGACAAAAGATTATTAATTTCTTCTTGGCACGAAATTCCATCTAATATTTTCGATTTTCAGAATAGTTCTACAAATCTTGAAGTTAAAAGTACTCTTAGTAACTTTCGTCGACATTCTTTTAACTACGAGCAGCTTAAACCCGATCCATTTCGCCAATCATTTGTTATTTCTATTCTTATGAAGGAAAATTCACGAGGAACAAATATTCGTGAATTGATTGAGGCGATTAGAAAATCTTTAAAAGGAGATTCGAATTCAATTATAAAAGTTGATCAAATAATCTATTCGTCAGTCGGGAAAAACTGGCAACATATAGATAGCTTTAAATTTGATATTGAGTTTTCAAAGAAATCTACTAAAATATATAGCATAGTAGATATTCCCTGCATTCAGCATAATATACCGAATGAACTATCTAAGATTCGTTTCGATTGTGATTTATCGAATATTAAGCCTATTTCACCCTCTTTAAAAAACAAAGATGAATTGTTGAAAGTGATCTCAGTTCTTTAAAGAGTCTTGCATGGTTCTTACGAACTTGTCTACCCGAACGCTTCGCGATCGGAACACCGAATCTTCATTAACATCGCTTCGAATTGCCCTCGTTAAAACTGCTTCGCAGATCTTACTCGGGCCCTCTTCTGTGATTTAATGACCTCATTTGTCGTAAATACAGAATAGAAGAAGAATGGGGATTTTTTATAAATCTTCATAAACTTTAAGAATTCATCCATATATAACCTGCATTTACCGGATTCTATCTTTGAAACTTGACTTCTGCTCTTTTTGATCATTTTGCCAACCTGTGCTTGGGTAAGATTTGCTTCTATTCTAGCTACTTTTAACTGATGATAGAAAGCTTTCTTCTCTTCCTCGGAAATTCTCTCCATGATTTTCGACTTGGTTTGTCTATAGGTAGCACTTTGAGACTTGATTTTGGATTTTCTCGTCATAAGTGGGCCTTTTGGGAGCACGAATCTCGAAAGAATATATGACCCACGGTATGCCGCGTTTACATTTTGTCAACCATGACGCAATATACCGTGTGTGGATTTTGAAGAATTTTTATTAAAAGTCGGAAAGAATATTCAGAGCATTCGTAAGGAAAAAGGGCTTACTCAGGAAAATATGGATGAAGGCGATTACGCTGTTCCTGTAAGAACTTTGCAAGATATTGAAGCGGGCAGGGCTAATTTTACAGCTAACTCAATTTTCAAGCTTTCTAAGCGATTAAAGGTTAAACCAAAAGATTTTCTGGATATTTGAAAATTGTATAAACGAGTAAATCTTAAATAGCAATTTTATTGGCTTTTCCTAACCGGCTTCGCCTTCCTTGGCTATGCCGGTTAGACATTATTTGAAATCTATTAGATCTTTCTCCACAAGAGAGAAACAATTTTAAGGATTTGATCATTCAGTATTCAAATCGAAGAAAGAGCTTGAATAAAGATCAATCATTAGCGTTTCTATCCAGGTTTTTAAGTTCCTAATTTCATTGGTAAGATTTATGTACGAAAAACAGACAGACCCTTACTTATTTCCATATATACTGCCTATATGTTCCCCTAAGATGGATGAAAAACACCCTACATTATTTGGTACGGGTGTATTGATTGAATGGGAAGAAAGAATGTTCTTGGTGACTGCAAATCATGTTCGTGAATCTATTGAGCATGAAGGA encodes the following:
- a CDS encoding DNA cytosine methyltransferase; protein product: MKFVDLFAGIGGFHIALTKLGHQCVYACEIDNELQEIYFNNFGIWPEGDIRKINLKSIPKHEILCAGFPCQPFSKAGFQKGFDCPEYGDLFEYVYKIIKIHSPKFVFLENVPNLVKHDGGNTWNSIVKKLEVAGYNVNHNVLSPHLYGIPQIRERVYIVCTKKLISDFTWPKQKQKNGLSIRSILDPIPKEAKQLSQNKIDCISTWQLLLDKLPKKTEIISPIWAMEFGADYPFEDEVPLKRGLSKLRKYKGVFGDSLKNINEDNYISLLPSYAITDKQKFPKWKINFIKRNREFYKQNRSIIEPWLNSIRKFPSSFQKFEWNCKGENRVIWDNLIQFRASGVRVKRPVTSPALISMTTQQLPIIGWEKRHITFEECLKLQSLDKLKYLPESNTGKFRALGNAVNANIVEIIAKSTLSQAGY
- a CDS encoding ATP-binding protein → MSVNETTKVNIRPGVGILSVLSHLNYKPWYAIAEFVDNSIQSYINYKEKLTSKNKNYKLIIDIEINGSNEEQRIVIRDNAAGIHEKDYERAFKPAALPPNKDGLSEFGMGMKSAACWFASEWTVRSIALDEGKEMFAHFNLKKIVDENIEDLELHTKSTSSIAHFTTIELINLNNPIQSRSKGKIKEHIESIYRVYLRNDEIIIKFCGEKLQYSEPEILVAPSYKDLKGPSLKWRKEITFDLGNGLKVSGFAAIRERANASKSGFSLFRRNRLIMGSLDDTYRPVEIFGQPNSFTYQRLYGELHLDGFEVSHTKDGFIWDENEGPFIGLLREEINKPPLELIKQTREHRVFKKDLEKGAKNASQNTASSIESNFPPVYAKLIESDYTADGVNLETTDLIVSDKQFELDFKGLKWFIKILNTNDPSINDWLSLKVDRKTSGKYQREITLSISHAHPFMENYSGFTAKEIEPLLRIAAAISLAEIVSKDSSSRDISSVRRNINEILRQVLSKPIEEVESD
- a CDS encoding Z1 domain-containing protein, translated to MTNQQIVKVLNNNSPNWRPIIGEETTKLIAHLNLPASKEKIEKEAFSILSKCVPPLAGNTGNSTGLVIGYVQSGKTMSFTTLSALARDNNYQVIILITGISVPLFNQSKNRIQNDLRLVSRSDRKWRYFENPTDNDRNSLRDTLDDWKDSSVPEGNKQTILIVVMKNHRHLEKLNRLFSHIDFSGSSAIIIDDEADQASLNTKVKNNGQSTTYKRMLSLRSHFKNHSFLQYTATPQAPLLINIIDTLSPNFVEVLTPGSEYTGGKEFFIENPHLIEDIPEQDIPNAESEFESAPESLLKAMRYFFIGVAIGEINKNARNRSMMVHPSQKTIKHSDYTTWINIIKNEWKSILELTSESDERTQLIKDFKAVYNDIKINNEDIPSFGEIENILVYSIRKTNVQPLNASKGKTPSVDWSSVYSHILVGGQAMDRGFTVEGLTVTYMPRMLGVGNADTFQQRARFFGYKRSYIGLCKVFLGEAVRQAYEGYVKHEEDIRRQMIELNENKKSLNEWKRLFFLNNALRPTRSNVLHLDYVRLSFNDVWHQIDVPHDSTDSYKANYDIVKKFIEKNNFTEDGSSPLVSEKNLILDNFSLSQLMEELLARFNVAHIEDSQRVTAFLIVLRNILDENPDELCRVYLMSAGKPRERSVDNDDSIKQLYMGANPVSPREERGRIYPGDREVFDPEKTNIQIHILNIKKNDKIIAYNVPTLAFRIPKKYSTELIYQEQVK
- a CDS encoding PD-(D/E)XK motif protein, giving the protein MNQLLKLFESINVENESECIFTKKLSQSSIYRVGKDKEGLPYFLISIDIKKSSRSLLPISLQNLSVVHDVYCKIFEKNEFEDYFTIIKCTSLDQLLHQYFFEIILSLLRVIKEQPSEEEINLFIRKIVDLFICIDEEPKKSVQGLWAELFLINESLDKRLLISSWHEIPSNIFDFQNSSTNLEVKSTLSNFRRHSFNYEQLKPDPFRQSFVISILMKENSRGTNIRELIEAIRKSLKGDSNSIIKVDQIIYSSVGKNWQHIDSFKFDIEFSKKSTKIYSIVDIPCIQHNIPNELSKIRFDCDLSNIKPISPSLKNKDELLKVISVL
- a CDS encoding helix-turn-helix transcriptional regulator yields the protein MTRKSKIKSQSATYRQTKSKIMERISEEEKKAFYHQLKVARIEANLTQAQVGKMIKKSRSQVSKIESGKCRLYMDEFLKFMKIYKKSPFFFYSVFTTNEVIKSQKRARVRSAKQF
- a CDS encoding helix-turn-helix domain-containing protein, with amino-acid sequence MDFEEFLLKVGKNIQSIRKEKGLTQENMDEGDYAVPVRTLQDIEAGRANFTANSIFKLSKRLKVKPKDFLDI